One Paraburkholderia agricolaris DNA segment encodes these proteins:
- a CDS encoding RBBP9/YdeN family alpha/beta hydrolase, giving the protein MTLDTTPTILLVPGLRDHVAEHWQTLLEQKLPKAVSVPPLEHDKLNCAARVAALDAALAKIDGPVILVAHSAGVMITVHWAQQHSRKIHGALLAAPADLETPLPAGYPAFDALAQNGWLPIPREPLPFPSIVGASRNDPLAQFERAAAMANDWGSRLVDLGEVGHLNPVAGFGEWPMAETLIHELV; this is encoded by the coding sequence ATGACTCTCGATACAACACCGACCATCCTGCTGGTGCCGGGCTTACGCGACCACGTCGCGGAGCATTGGCAAACGCTGCTGGAGCAAAAGTTGCCCAAAGCGGTCTCGGTGCCGCCGCTCGAGCACGACAAACTCAATTGCGCGGCACGCGTCGCGGCGCTCGATGCCGCACTCGCGAAAATCGATGGTCCCGTGATTCTGGTTGCGCACAGCGCTGGCGTGATGATCACGGTGCATTGGGCCCAACAGCATAGCCGCAAGATTCACGGTGCGCTGCTCGCCGCTCCGGCCGACCTCGAGACGCCGCTGCCGGCAGGCTATCCAGCCTTCGACGCGCTCGCTCAGAACGGTTGGCTGCCGATTCCACGCGAACCGCTGCCGTTTCCGAGCATCGTCGGTGCGAGCCGCAACGATCCGCTCGCGCAGTTCGAGCGTGCGGCGGCGATGGCGAACGACTGGGGCAGCCGGCTCGTCGACCTTGGCGAAGTCGGTCACCTGAATCCGGTCGCGGGGTTTGGTGAATGGCCGATGGCGGAGACGCTGATCCATGAACTCGTCTGA
- a CDS encoding 3-(methylthio)propionyl-CoA ligase: MQGLMMQQPLLIASLLTHAERHHGGQEIVSRRVEGDIHRYRYRDLAQRARRMANALASLGIQPGERVGTLAWNGYRHMELYFAVSGAGSVLHTLNPRLHVDQLAYIIEHAQDRVVFFDLTFLPLIESVAPRVKSPKIFVAMTDRAHMPQDLDLATTLLCYEDLVDGHSDAFDWPLLDENSASSLCYTSGTTGNPKGVLYSHRSTLLHTYAAALPDSLNCSARDVIFPVVPMFHVNAWGLPYIACMVGAKLVFPGPALDGKSLHELIEDEQVTLSAGVPTVWQGLLAHVDAIAGSFSSMQRTIIGGAPCPTAMTTVFQERHRVDVVHAWGMTELSPVGTVCSFKAHQVSLPVEERYALQAKQGRPVFGIDMKIVDLDGKALPWDGAATGDLLVRGHWVTREYFGGDDTPPLRDGWFPTGDVARIDPDGFMQITDRSKDVIKSGGEWISSTDIENVAYLHPEVATAVCIAARHPKWDERPLLLIVKKPGSALAAEELLTFFDDRVARWWKPDAVVFVDSVPLGATGKILKNQLRDQFGDHYLSA, encoded by the coding sequence ATGCAAGGTTTGATGATGCAGCAACCGCTGCTGATCGCTTCGCTGCTCACGCATGCCGAACGCCATCACGGCGGCCAGGAAATCGTGTCGCGACGGGTCGAGGGTGACATCCACCGGTATCGGTACCGGGATCTTGCGCAACGCGCGCGCCGCATGGCCAATGCGCTCGCAAGCCTCGGTATCCAGCCGGGCGAGCGGGTAGGCACGCTGGCGTGGAATGGCTACCGGCATATGGAGCTGTACTTCGCCGTGTCCGGGGCCGGGTCCGTATTGCATACGCTCAACCCGCGTCTGCATGTCGATCAGCTCGCGTACATCATCGAGCATGCGCAAGATCGCGTCGTGTTCTTTGACCTGACGTTTCTGCCGCTGATCGAGAGCGTCGCGCCGCGCGTCAAAAGCCCGAAAATCTTCGTCGCCATGACAGATCGCGCGCACATGCCTCAAGACCTTGATCTGGCCACGACGCTGTTGTGCTACGAGGACCTCGTCGACGGTCACAGCGATGCTTTCGACTGGCCGCTGCTGGACGAAAATAGCGCGTCATCGCTGTGCTACACGTCCGGGACGACCGGCAATCCGAAGGGGGTGTTATACAGCCACCGCTCGACCTTGCTGCACACCTACGCGGCGGCGCTGCCGGATTCGCTGAACTGTTCGGCGCGCGATGTGATCTTCCCGGTCGTGCCGATGTTCCATGTGAACGCGTGGGGATTGCCTTATATCGCCTGCATGGTGGGGGCGAAGCTGGTGTTTCCGGGGCCGGCGCTGGATGGCAAGTCGCTTCATGAACTGATCGAGGACGAACAGGTCACGCTGTCGGCCGGTGTGCCGACCGTCTGGCAAGGACTGCTTGCGCATGTCGACGCAATTGCGGGTTCGTTTTCGTCGATGCAGCGCACGATTATCGGCGGGGCTCCCTGCCCGACGGCAATGACGACAGTGTTCCAGGAGCGTCATCGCGTCGACGTCGTGCACGCGTGGGGCATGACGGAATTGAGCCCGGTTGGCACCGTCTGCAGTTTCAAGGCGCATCAGGTGTCTCTGCCCGTGGAAGAGCGCTACGCGCTTCAGGCGAAGCAGGGGCGCCCGGTGTTCGGCATCGACATGAAGATCGTCGACCTGGACGGCAAGGCATTGCCGTGGGACGGCGCCGCAACTGGCGACCTTCTCGTGCGCGGTCATTGGGTCACGCGGGAATATTTCGGCGGTGACGACACGCCGCCGCTGCGCGACGGCTGGTTCCCGACCGGCGACGTGGCCAGGATCGATCCCGACGGTTTCATGCAGATTACCGATCGCAGCAAGGACGTCATCAAATCCGGCGGCGAATGGATCAGCTCGACCGACATCGAAAACGTCGCGTACCTGCACCCGGAAGTCGCGACAGCGGTATGCATCGCCGCGCGGCATCCGAAGTGGGACGAGCGGCCGCTGCTGCTGATTGTGAAGAAGCCAGGTAGCGCGCTCGCCGCCGAGGAACTGCTTACCTTCTTTGACGACCGGGTTGCCAGGTGGTGGAAGCCGGACGCCGTGGTGTTCGTCGACTCGGTTCCGCTCGGTGCAACGGGCAAGATACTCAAGAACCAGTTACGGGACCAGTTCGGCGATCACTACCTGTCGGCCTGA
- a CDS encoding Rieske (2Fe-2S) protein: protein MNSSDQIPVGTVDEIGPGQRKRAFINGRGIVLFNIDGTIHAIDDSCPHQGASVANGHLDGCVLSCPAHGLRFDLRTGCMPGASGLSLTTFPVRAIDGRLFVSLEDPVASPAPAPACNAAS, encoded by the coding sequence ATGAACTCGTCTGATCAGATACCGGTTGGCACGGTCGATGAAATCGGACCCGGCCAGCGAAAACGGGCCTTCATCAATGGCCGTGGCATTGTCCTTTTTAACATCGACGGCACGATCCACGCGATTGACGACTCGTGTCCCCACCAGGGCGCTTCGGTCGCAAACGGTCATCTCGACGGGTGCGTGCTGAGCTGCCCGGCGCATGGTCTGCGCTTCGACCTTCGCACCGGTTGCATGCCGGGCGCCAGTGGCTTGAGCCTGACGACATTCCCAGTCCGGGCCATTGACGGAAGGTTGTTCGTGAGTCTCGAGGATCCAGTCGCCAGTCCCGCGCCGGCACCGGCGTGCAATGCGGCGTCGTGA
- a CDS encoding porin: protein MKLKSSCLVVLIVFSASAHAQSSVTLYGVVDNGLLYQSTSAATFLPTARNQGHVYQLKDGGIYSSYWGLKGIEDIGGGYKITFKLQGSFNTTNGKFGLSDTPGTTALFNQYATVGATGPFGTFDAGRQIIPMIYAMAETDVRGAQYFGSILTAWLGINQAAGWAGTSTNAPIGALYDSNALVYSSPKFYGASLALEYAPGGVAGQFQGGTRESAVLKYSNYGLNLSAVYYNGHDTNPYPLTYPAAPATPATGQSNNRFYYFGAMYAISGFSVSASYGIGKNPAKSSTADFEMVSGGLGYQFNPHFKITSGYYYLKDRNHSANHSSEVSVGAEYNLSQRTKLYAQVGYVDNKGTMTQTIIYGAPVAPGVSTTAAMIGLRHNF, encoded by the coding sequence ATGAAATTGAAATCAAGCTGCTTGGTAGTGCTGATAGTTTTTTCGGCGTCAGCCCATGCCCAGTCATCCGTTACGCTCTACGGCGTGGTGGACAATGGACTCCTGTATCAAAGCACGTCGGCGGCGACATTCCTGCCGACCGCGCGTAACCAGGGGCATGTCTACCAACTGAAGGACGGTGGTATCTATTCCAGCTACTGGGGCCTGAAGGGAATCGAAGACATCGGCGGTGGCTACAAGATTACGTTCAAATTGCAAGGCTCGTTCAACACCACGAACGGCAAGTTCGGGCTCTCCGACACGCCGGGCACGACCGCGCTTTTCAACCAGTATGCGACGGTCGGCGCCACCGGGCCGTTTGGCACGTTCGACGCCGGCCGGCAGATCATCCCGATGATCTACGCGATGGCGGAAACCGATGTACGCGGCGCGCAGTATTTCGGCAGCATCCTGACTGCGTGGCTCGGCATCAACCAGGCGGCGGGCTGGGCCGGCACCAGCACGAATGCTCCAATCGGCGCGCTCTATGACAGCAACGCACTGGTCTACAGTTCGCCGAAATTCTATGGTGCCTCGCTTGCGCTGGAGTACGCGCCGGGTGGCGTCGCGGGACAGTTTCAGGGCGGCACGCGTGAGTCGGCCGTGCTCAAGTACTCGAATTACGGTCTGAACCTGTCCGCTGTGTACTACAACGGACATGACACCAATCCGTATCCGCTGACCTATCCGGCGGCTCCCGCTACGCCGGCGACAGGCCAGAGCAATAATCGTTTTTACTATTTTGGTGCGATGTATGCGATCAGCGGGTTTTCTGTATCCGCCTCGTACGGCATCGGCAAGAATCCGGCGAAGAGCAGCACCGCTGACTTCGAAATGGTATCGGGTGGCCTCGGCTACCAGTTCAATCCGCACTTCAAGATCACCTCTGGCTACTACTACCTGAAGGACCGGAACCATTCAGCGAATCATTCGAGCGAAGTATCAGTGGGTGCCGAATACAACCTGTCCCAAAGGACCAAGCTGTACGCGCAAGTCGGCTACGTCGACAACAAGGGGACGATGACCCAGACGATCATCTATGGGGCACCGGTTGCGCCGGGCGTCTCCACCACGGCGGCCATGATCGGCTTGCGCCATAACTTCTGA
- a CDS encoding BON domain-containing protein gives MKTIIKILGLAVVTLFVSMSMTTRCQAGDAASSSSGAQGASAAAGSGAAAPMGRKADRALRRKVYAAIGKYKEIGAGDISVTAKDGAVTLNGTVTDTAQIGKVEAIARGVPGVTSVTNKLTVKKPFGGM, from the coding sequence ATGAAAACAATCATCAAGATACTTGGGCTGGCTGTCGTCACATTGTTTGTTTCAATGTCCATGACCACGCGGTGCCAGGCCGGTGATGCAGCCAGTAGCTCGTCCGGTGCGCAAGGTGCATCCGCGGCGGCGGGATCGGGGGCAGCGGCGCCCATGGGCAGGAAAGCAGATCGTGCGCTGCGCCGGAAGGTTTATGCTGCCATCGGGAAGTACAAGGAAATCGGCGCCGGAGACATCAGTGTCACCGCGAAAGACGGCGCGGTGACACTGAATGGCACGGTCACGGATACGGCTCAGATCGGCAAAGTGGAGGCGATCGCTCGGGGCGTTCCCGGCGTGACGTCAGTGACCAACAAGCTGACGGTGAAGAAGCCATTTGGTGGCATGTAA
- a CDS encoding 3-keto-5-aminohexanoate cleavage protein — protein MQFLDDSLHPENQDKVVITTAPYGPEWMPEDFPEDIPVTMEEQIQKAVDCYNAGATVLHLHVRELDGKGSKRLSKFNELIAGVRAAVPDMIIQVGGSISFAPEDDGQAAKWLSDDTRHMLADLDPRPDQVTVAINTTQMNIMELLYPAYLEGTSLSNPALMAAYSEMTVPAGPAWVEEHLRRLQASGIQPHFQLTGIHALETLDRLVRKGAYKGPLNLTWIGIGGGFDGPNPFNFFNFVHRAPDGCTLTAESLLKNVLPFNMMALSMGLHPRCGIEDTIIDQHGNRMTSVQQIEQCVRVARELGREIASGKEARDIYRIGAQYETVGETLAANGMAPNREVGVKNLPLRAA, from the coding sequence ATGCAATTCCTCGACGATTCGCTGCACCCCGAGAACCAGGACAAGGTTGTCATCACGACCGCTCCCTACGGCCCGGAATGGATGCCCGAAGATTTTCCGGAAGACATCCCGGTGACGATGGAGGAGCAGATCCAGAAGGCCGTCGATTGCTACAACGCCGGCGCGACCGTCCTGCACCTGCACGTGCGTGAACTGGATGGAAAGGGCTCCAAGCGCCTGTCGAAATTCAACGAACTCATCGCGGGCGTGCGCGCGGCCGTGCCGGACATGATCATCCAGGTCGGCGGTTCGATCTCGTTCGCGCCGGAAGACGACGGCCAGGCTGCGAAGTGGCTGTCCGACGATACGCGTCACATGCTGGCCGATCTCGATCCGAGGCCGGATCAGGTGACGGTGGCGATCAACACCACGCAGATGAACATCATGGAGTTGCTCTATCCGGCGTACCTGGAAGGCACCTCCTTGTCCAACCCCGCGCTCATGGCCGCTTATAGCGAAATGACGGTTCCGGCCGGTCCGGCATGGGTCGAGGAGCACTTGCGCCGCCTGCAGGCCTCGGGCATCCAGCCGCACTTCCAGCTCACGGGCATCCATGCGCTCGAGACACTCGATCGTCTCGTGCGCAAAGGCGCCTACAAGGGGCCGCTCAATCTGACGTGGATCGGGATCGGCGGGGGCTTCGACGGCCCGAACCCGTTCAACTTTTTCAACTTCGTGCACCGCGCGCCGGACGGCTGTACGCTCACGGCCGAGTCGCTGCTCAAGAACGTATTGCCGTTCAACATGATGGCGTTGTCCATGGGCCTGCATCCTCGCTGCGGCATCGAAGACACGATCATCGACCAGCACGGCAACCGGATGACTTCGGTGCAGCAGATCGAGCAGTGCGTGCGCGTGGCGCGCGAACTGGGCCGCGAGATTGCTTCCGGCAAGGAGGCGCGCGACATCTACCGCATCGGTGCGCAGTACGAAACGGTCGGCGAGACGCTCGCGGCCAACGGCATGGCGCCGAATCGCGAAGTTGGCGTGAAGAACCTGCCGTTGCGCGCGGCGTGA
- a CDS encoding ABC transporter substrate-binding protein: MTKVFAPGGTLRASINLGNPVLASLDPATGEPVGVSVDLATEFAKRLGVPLQLVVVKSAGASVENVNQDKADIGFFAVDPKRGQEIAFTKPYVLIEGFYLVRDTSPITRNEDVDRPGVTVAVGKGSAYDLFLTRELHHATIVRIPTSPAVVQGFLDQHLDVAAGVKQQLEKDAASAGGLRILDQRFMVIRQAMGVPKARGDEAAAYLSRFVEDMKSSGFVAASLARHHIAGAAVAGNNE; the protein is encoded by the coding sequence ATGACGAAGGTGTTTGCGCCGGGCGGCACGCTGCGCGCATCGATCAATCTCGGCAATCCGGTTCTGGCGAGTCTTGATCCGGCGACAGGCGAACCGGTTGGCGTGTCGGTCGATCTCGCGACCGAATTCGCCAAACGGCTTGGCGTGCCGCTGCAACTGGTGGTGGTCAAGTCGGCGGGTGCTTCGGTTGAAAACGTCAATCAGGACAAAGCGGATATCGGTTTCTTCGCCGTCGATCCGAAGCGCGGACAGGAAATCGCTTTCACCAAGCCGTATGTGCTGATAGAAGGGTTTTATCTCGTGCGCGATACCTCGCCGATCACCCGCAACGAGGACGTCGATCGACCCGGCGTGACGGTCGCGGTCGGCAAGGGCAGCGCCTACGATCTGTTTCTGACACGCGAACTGCATCACGCGACAATCGTCCGGATTCCAACCTCACCGGCCGTTGTGCAGGGCTTTCTGGATCAGCATCTCGACGTGGCTGCGGGCGTCAAGCAACAGCTCGAAAAAGACGCCGCGTCAGCAGGCGGATTGCGGATACTGGATCAGCGCTTCATGGTGATCCGTCAGGCAATGGGCGTGCCAAAGGCCAGGGGCGATGAAGCGGCCGCGTATCTGTCGAGGTTCGTCGAGGACATGAAGTCATCGGGCTTCGTCGCGGCGTCGCTGGCGCGGCATCACATCGCGGGCGCGGCGGTCGCAGGTAACAACGAGTAG
- a CDS encoding thioesterase family protein, with amino-acid sequence MSLLIRLLLLLFTSRRRSRLHVLDTCVTPFRVWLNDLDVLLHMNNGRYFTILDLARVDLMMRSGLWRQLKTRGWYPVVTLETMRFHRSLELGNRYNVQTRVIGWDEKHIFIEQGFVRDDVQVALSVVRARFLKRSGGTVTTAELLQLAEITQPSPELPGWVAGWSAAEGGMAST; translated from the coding sequence ATGAGTCTACTAATTCGTTTGCTGCTGTTGTTATTCACCAGCCGTCGCCGGAGTCGGCTGCACGTGCTCGATACGTGTGTCACGCCTTTTCGTGTCTGGCTAAATGACCTCGATGTGTTGCTGCATATGAACAACGGCCGTTACTTCACGATTCTGGATCTGGCTCGCGTAGATCTGATGATGCGTAGTGGCCTATGGCGGCAATTGAAGACACGTGGCTGGTATCCGGTCGTCACGCTGGAAACGATGCGTTTTCACCGGTCGCTCGAGCTTGGCAACCGTTACAACGTCCAGACTCGCGTGATCGGTTGGGATGAAAAGCATATCTTCATCGAACAAGGGTTCGTGCGCGATGATGTGCAAGTCGCATTGTCCGTGGTGCGAGCACGCTTCCTGAAGCGAAGCGGCGGCACCGTAACGACGGCGGAGTTGCTGCAGTTGGCGGAGATTACGCAGCCGTCGCCAGAGTTGCCTGGATGGGTTGCGGGGTGGAGTGCGGCTGAAGGAGGTATGGCGTCGACGTAG
- a CDS encoding quinone oxidoreductase family protein: protein MAKAVRFHETGGPEVLRYENVEVGNPGPGQVRLRHEAVGLNFADTYFRTGLYPVPLPAGMGVEAAGVVEAIGSEVTNVAVGDRVTYTGFLNTLGAYSTERLVPAAALIKLPAAISCETAAGMTMRGLTSSYLMRRIHDFKAGDTILLHAAAGGVGLIVSQWAKLLGLTVIGTVSNEAKGEVARAHGCDHIVYYSREDVAKRVRELTNGVGVDVVFDSVGKDTFESSLDSLRRRGLMVCVGTASGPIPPFNPQILAMKGSLYLTRPALADYIADPAEKDELAGELFGHVAGGRIKIELNQRYALEDAAQAHRDLESRKTTGSSVFVI, encoded by the coding sequence ATGGCAAAAGCAGTGCGTTTCCATGAAACCGGCGGTCCCGAAGTATTGCGCTATGAAAACGTTGAAGTGGGCAATCCCGGTCCCGGACAGGTTCGCTTGCGCCACGAGGCAGTGGGCCTGAATTTCGCCGACACCTACTTCCGCACCGGCCTGTACCCCGTGCCGCTGCCCGCAGGCATGGGTGTCGAGGCGGCAGGCGTGGTCGAGGCAATCGGCTCCGAGGTGACCAACGTCGCGGTCGGCGACCGCGTGACCTACACCGGCTTTCTCAACACACTCGGCGCCTACAGCACGGAACGCCTGGTCCCGGCGGCGGCGCTCATCAAGCTGCCGGCTGCGATCTCCTGCGAAACGGCTGCCGGTATGACGATGCGAGGCCTGACCTCGTCATACCTGATGCGCCGCATTCATGATTTCAAGGCGGGCGACACCATCCTGCTGCATGCGGCCGCCGGCGGTGTCGGCCTGATTGTGTCGCAATGGGCGAAGCTGCTGGGTCTCACCGTAATAGGCACGGTTTCGAACGAGGCCAAGGGCGAGGTGGCCCGTGCGCATGGCTGCGACCACATCGTCTACTACAGCCGGGAGGACGTTGCGAAGCGCGTGCGCGAACTGACCAACGGCGTCGGCGTGGATGTCGTGTTCGACAGTGTCGGCAAGGATACTTTCGAGTCATCGCTCGATTCGCTCCGGCGCCGTGGCCTGATGGTCTGCGTCGGCACAGCGTCCGGGCCGATCCCGCCGTTCAATCCACAGATTCTGGCAATGAAGGGCTCGCTCTACCTGACGCGCCCCGCGCTGGCGGACTATATCGCCGACCCCGCCGAGAAAGACGAACTCGCCGGTGAACTCTTCGGACATGTCGCCGGGGGCCGCATCAAGATCGAACTCAATCAGCGTTACGCGCTGGAGGACGCGGCGCAGGCCCACCGCGACCTTGAATCGCGCAAGACGACCGGCTCGTCCGTCTTCGTCATCTGA
- a CDS encoding AraC family transcriptional regulator: METMLRSVAMSGYFDVTRRAGLNPVELAQQVGIDTAALANPDDRIPAAAACRLLELTAEKASCPTFALQMAETRQKFGTGVVNVLLAHKRTLREVLLATAEYRHLLNEALAVYVEDVGETVTIREELVVEPGIPTNQAIELAVGVLWRHSSALLGDHWKPRAVHFVHQGPKDLTFHRRFFGCPLEFGSDFNGFVCAAADLDYPNPAADPELVRYAESLADSLNVTGVDSTALEVRKAIYLLLPIEQATVERVARHLRLSVRTMQRQLELAHTSFSRLVEEVRGELAVRYMSNPRYPIGRVSALLGYSQQGSFTNWFNSRFGVTPRDWRNSHLK, encoded by the coding sequence ATGGAAACGATGTTGCGTTCGGTGGCCATGAGCGGCTATTTCGATGTGACGCGGCGGGCCGGACTGAACCCGGTCGAGCTTGCACAGCAGGTCGGCATCGATACCGCGGCGCTTGCGAATCCGGACGATCGCATTCCGGCAGCCGCCGCGTGCCGACTACTGGAACTGACGGCCGAAAAGGCGTCATGCCCGACTTTCGCGCTGCAGATGGCCGAGACCCGGCAGAAGTTCGGTACCGGGGTGGTCAATGTCCTGCTCGCGCACAAGCGCACGCTGCGCGAGGTATTGCTGGCCACGGCCGAGTACCGGCATCTGTTGAACGAAGCGCTGGCTGTGTACGTCGAGGACGTGGGCGAAACGGTCACCATCCGCGAAGAACTGGTCGTCGAACCGGGTATCCCAACGAATCAGGCGATCGAACTCGCGGTCGGTGTTCTCTGGCGCCACTCCAGTGCCCTGCTTGGCGATCACTGGAAGCCACGCGCGGTCCATTTTGTTCATCAGGGACCGAAAGACCTGACGTTTCATCGCCGGTTCTTCGGCTGTCCGTTGGAGTTCGGTAGCGATTTCAATGGCTTCGTGTGTGCGGCCGCCGATCTCGACTACCCGAATCCCGCCGCTGACCCGGAACTGGTGCGATATGCCGAGAGCCTCGCGGATTCACTCAACGTGACGGGTGTCGATTCGACCGCGCTGGAAGTACGCAAGGCGATCTACTTATTGCTGCCCATCGAGCAGGCCACCGTCGAACGGGTTGCCCGCCATTTACGTCTGAGCGTTCGCACCATGCAACGCCAACTTGAACTGGCGCACACCAGCTTCTCGCGTCTGGTCGAGGAAGTAAGAGGCGAACTCGCCGTGCGCTACATGAGCAACCCACGCTATCCCATCGGACGGGTTTCCGCACTGCTAGGCTATTCGCAGCAGGGTTCCTTCACGAACTGGTTTAATTCACGCTTTGGCGTGACGCCGCGTGACTGGCGCAACAGTCATTTGAAATGA
- a CDS encoding TauD/TfdA dioxygenase family protein, which produces MRVEQLTCAIGAELVGVNLADAIDDDGLFAEIRAALLKHRVLFLRDQDISRAGHVAFARRFGELEDHPVAGSDPEYPGLVRIYKNPDQPNDRYENAWHSDATWREAPQFGAVLRCVECPPVGGDTMWANMVLAYENLPDHIKVQIADLRARHSIEASFGAAMPIEKRLTLKAQFPDAEHPVVRTHPETDEHVLFVNAFTTHFTNYHTPGRVRFGQDANPGASDLLRYLVSQAYIPEYQVRWRWKPNSIAIWDNRSTQHYAVMDYPPCPRKMERAGIIGDKPY; this is translated from the coding sequence ATGCGAGTCGAACAATTGACGTGCGCGATCGGCGCCGAACTGGTGGGCGTGAATCTTGCCGATGCCATCGACGATGACGGCCTGTTTGCGGAAATCCGCGCGGCGCTGCTCAAACACCGGGTGTTGTTCCTGCGCGACCAGGACATCTCGCGCGCCGGGCACGTTGCGTTCGCGCGCCGTTTCGGCGAACTGGAGGACCATCCCGTCGCCGGTAGCGACCCGGAATATCCGGGCCTCGTGCGCATCTACAAGAATCCGGATCAGCCCAACGACCGGTATGAAAACGCGTGGCACTCCGATGCCACCTGGCGCGAGGCGCCGCAGTTCGGCGCTGTCCTGCGCTGTGTGGAGTGCCCGCCCGTCGGCGGCGACACGATGTGGGCAAACATGGTCCTCGCCTACGAGAACCTGCCGGACCACATCAAGGTCCAGATCGCGGACCTGCGTGCCCGCCACAGCATCGAGGCGAGCTTCGGGGCTGCAATGCCGATCGAAAAACGTCTCACTCTCAAGGCGCAATTTCCTGACGCGGAACATCCGGTTGTGCGCACGCACCCGGAGACCGATGAGCATGTGTTGTTCGTGAACGCCTTTACCACCCATTTCACCAACTACCACACGCCGGGGCGTGTGCGCTTCGGGCAGGATGCCAATCCGGGCGCGAGTGATCTGCTGCGTTATCTCGTCAGCCAGGCCTATATCCCCGAGTACCAGGTCCGCTGGCGCTGGAAACCCAACAGCATCGCGATCTGGGACAACCGCAGCACGCAGCACTATGCAGTGATGGACTACCCGCCGTGCCCCCGCAAGATGGAGCGCGCCGGAATTATCGGTGACAAGCCGTACTGA
- a CDS encoding MFS transporter yields the protein MFTHAEPTTADVSTTQKDVRAYAWVVFALTVGLLLSDYMSRQVLNAVFPMLKATWNLSDTRLGSLSSVVALMVGVLTFPLSVLADRWGRVKSIVLMAAMWSLATLGCALATNYGEMLLARAFVGIGEAAYGSVGIAVVLSIFPARLRSTLTAAFMAGGAFGSVLGMALGGAVAAHLGWRAAFGAMAALGIVLLVLYRFAVTEKQLARLQPASVSRQAQGHGVCVSFRALMKGLFSTKSVVCAYVGSGIHLLVPAAVWAWMPSFLNRYYGMSTGKAAMSAAMFVLATAFGMVVCGILTDRLSKHGRERKWSTAIAFCLICFVLLTIGFQMPAGPAQLVVIGAGMFFSAGATGPSGAMVANLTPPSIHASAFATLTLANNLLGLAPAAILTGIVADRVGLLGALQFVPFAPLVAAAAFFIGKRNYGVDLDRMSALREQAGC from the coding sequence ATGTTCACGCATGCCGAGCCCACGACGGCCGATGTTTCGACGACGCAAAAAGACGTGCGCGCGTATGCGTGGGTGGTATTTGCCCTGACGGTCGGGTTGCTGCTTTCTGACTACATGTCGCGGCAGGTGTTGAATGCGGTGTTTCCGATGCTCAAGGCCACATGGAACCTTTCCGACACCCGGCTCGGTTCGCTGAGCAGTGTGGTGGCACTGATGGTCGGCGTGCTCACCTTTCCGCTGTCGGTGCTTGCCGACCGCTGGGGCCGCGTGAAGAGCATCGTCCTGATGGCGGCAATGTGGAGTCTCGCGACGCTCGGCTGCGCGCTCGCGACGAACTATGGCGAGATGCTGCTCGCGCGTGCCTTCGTCGGTATCGGTGAAGCCGCCTATGGCAGCGTCGGCATCGCCGTCGTCCTCAGCATCTTTCCGGCGCGGCTGCGCTCCACGCTCACGGCCGCGTTCATGGCTGGCGGGGCGTTTGGTTCAGTGCTGGGCATGGCGCTAGGCGGTGCAGTCGCCGCTCACCTGGGCTGGCGCGCGGCGTTCGGCGCAATGGCGGCCCTGGGGATCGTGCTGCTGGTTCTCTACCGGTTTGCCGTCACCGAAAAACAGCTGGCGCGGCTGCAGCCCGCAAGTGTGAGCCGGCAAGCGCAGGGCCACGGTGTATGCGTGAGCTTCCGCGCGCTGATGAAAGGACTCTTTTCGACGAAGTCGGTCGTGTGCGCCTATGTCGGCAGCGGCATCCATCTGCTGGTCCCGGCAGCCGTATGGGCGTGGATGCCCAGCTTCCTGAATCGCTACTACGGCATGTCCACCGGCAAGGCCGCCATGAGCGCGGCAATGTTCGTACTGGCAACCGCTTTCGGCATGGTGGTGTGCGGGATTCTGACCGACCGGCTCAGCAAGCATGGACGGGAAAGGAAGTGGAGCACGGCCATCGCCTTCTGTCTGATCTGTTTCGTGCTGCTCACGATCGGTTTCCAGATGCCGGCGGGTCCGGCACAGCTCGTCGTGATTGGCGCCGGCATGTTCTTCAGCGCAGGCGCGACCGGCCCCTCGGGTGCAATGGTGGCGAACCTCACCCCGCCGTCGATCCATGCGTCGGCATTTGCCACCCTGACGCTCGCGAACAACCTGCTGGGGCTGGCCCCCGCTGCCATCCTGACGGGTATCGTCGCTGACCGGGTTGGGCTGCTCGGCGCGCTGCAATTCGTGCCGTTTGCACCGCTCGTCGCCGCGGCCGCCTTCTTCATCGGCAAGCGGAATTATGGCGTCGACCTCGATCGCATGAGTGCCCTGCGTGAACAGGCCGGCTGCTGA